In the genome of Bacillus sp. Marseille-P3661, one region contains:
- a CDS encoding 2-hydroxyacid dehydrogenase — translation MKQKIYITRKIPAEIVNKLSEQFYVSMWEEEDVPVPYDVLEKEIEDVDGLYCLLTDTIDANLMDKASNLKVISTMAVGYNNIDIQAATDRRIIVTNTPGVLTETTADLTFALLMATSRRLIEASDFLRNGKWKTWSPLLLSGQDIHGSTLGIIGLGSIGQAVARRAKGFNMNVLYYNRSRKLEAEKELGVQYVEKDQLLQESDFVVLLTPFTSETKHLIDAKELSLMKNTAILINTSRGEVVNEVALYESLKEGQIWAAGLDVFQQEPVPTDHPLLTLPNVVTLPHIGSASMQTRTAMAYLAADQLMDGLKGIAPKNTINPMVIKS, via the coding sequence ATGAAACAAAAGATATATATTACAAGGAAAATTCCAGCTGAAATAGTTAACAAATTATCTGAGCAATTCTATGTATCGATGTGGGAAGAGGAGGATGTGCCAGTTCCTTATGATGTGTTAGAAAAAGAAATTGAGGATGTTGATGGGCTTTATTGTCTGCTAACTGATACAATTGACGCGAACTTAATGGATAAAGCTAGTAACTTAAAGGTAATCAGTACGATGGCGGTTGGTTATAATAATATTGATATTCAAGCTGCTACAGATAGAAGGATCATTGTTACAAATACGCCAGGAGTTTTAACTGAAACAACTGCAGATCTTACATTTGCATTGCTTATGGCTACTTCTAGAAGATTAATAGAAGCGTCTGATTTTTTGCGAAACGGGAAGTGGAAAACATGGTCACCGCTTTTGCTTTCAGGGCAGGATATACATGGCTCAACCTTAGGCATTATTGGACTAGGAAGTATTGGTCAAGCTGTTGCGAGAAGGGCCAAAGGATTTAATATGAATGTTTTATATTATAATCGCAGTCGTAAGCTTGAGGCGGAAAAAGAACTTGGAGTTCAATATGTCGAAAAGGACCAGCTGCTTCAGGAATCTGATTTTGTCGTTTTACTAACACCTTTTACGAGTGAAACTAAACATTTAATCGACGCTAAGGAATTATCATTAATGAAAAACACCGCCATCTTGATTAATACATCCCGTGGTGAGGTGGTCAATGAGGTTGCATTATATGAGTCGCTAAAAGAGGGACAAATATGGGCTGCTGGACTTGACGTTTTTCAACAAGAACCAGTGCCAACTGATCACCCTTTATTGACACTTCCAAATGTTGTCACTTTACCTCATATCGGAAGTGCGAGCATGCAAACTAGAACAGCGATGGCATACCTTGCGGCAGATCAATTAATGGATGGTTTAAAGGGAATAGCTCCGAAAAATACGATAAACCCAATGGTTATAAAATCATAA
- a CDS encoding Rieske (2Fe-2S) protein, with amino-acid sequence MSEQKVDRHVVASKQELIEAGKKIVTIDGHEIGVFHVNGEFFAWRNYCPHFAAPVCAGDVCGTRLNSDVYEYKLGLEGQILRCPWHGWEFDLKTGVHLADESVKLRGVELEMDDNYVYIQGRKK; translated from the coding sequence ATGAGTGAACAAAAAGTGGATAGACATGTTGTTGCCAGTAAACAGGAGTTAATTGAAGCAGGAAAGAAGATCGTCACTATTGATGGACATGAGATCGGCGTTTTTCATGTTAACGGTGAATTTTTTGCTTGGAGAAATTACTGTCCTCATTTTGCAGCGCCGGTATGCGCAGGAGATGTCTGTGGAACACGGTTGAATTCAGACGTATACGAGTATAAGCTCGGGCTAGAAGGTCAGATTCTGCGTTGTCCATGGCATGGCTGGGAATTTGACTTGAAAACAGGTGTTCATTTAGCGGACGAGAGCGTAAAATTAAGAGGCGTAGAATTAGAAATGGACGATAACTATGTTTATATTCAAGGGAGAAAGAAATAA
- a CDS encoding glycerate kinase, giving the protein MNILIAPDSFKGSLSALQAGNIIKNAFIEVIPDANLDVVPMADGGEGTLDTLLFVTGGKRLHLEVTGPLQKKVGVEFGILGDNKTIVIEIAKIAGLPMVAVDQQNPLETTTYGIGEVIKACCEKGYRDFIIGLGGSATNDGGLGMLQALGVSFLDKNKQPVLPIGRSVSQIEHVDFSTIQPDIKECKIQIASDVDNPLCGDNGATAVFGPQKGATPDMVEKLDRALSKYATLIENHLNKTYQFNKGAGAAGGLGFAFLLLGAEITSGAKLMAESTKLVDKIKAANWVITGEGQSDFQTLFGKVPGYIGKIAEVNNVKALLLSGSLGKGYEELYQYFISCDSIANGPISLQHCMEHAEDLLFKKAYNLARLLKGLDEKDKKILEGSVSR; this is encoded by the coding sequence TTGAATATATTAATAGCTCCAGACTCTTTCAAAGGAAGTTTATCTGCTTTACAAGCAGGAAATATTATAAAAAATGCTTTTATAGAAGTAATTCCAGATGCTAATCTAGATGTTGTCCCAATGGCTGACGGTGGTGAGGGCACATTAGATACACTTTTGTTTGTGACGGGTGGTAAGCGATTACATTTAGAAGTAACCGGTCCCCTACAGAAAAAAGTTGGGGTCGAGTTTGGAATTCTTGGTGACAATAAAACGATTGTGATTGAAATAGCTAAAATAGCAGGGTTACCAATGGTCGCTGTTGATCAGCAAAATCCACTTGAAACAACTACCTATGGAATAGGTGAAGTTATTAAGGCATGTTGTGAAAAAGGTTATCGTGATTTCATTATTGGACTTGGAGGAAGTGCTACAAATGATGGAGGATTAGGAATGCTTCAAGCTCTTGGAGTATCATTCCTAGATAAGAATAAGCAGCCGGTATTACCAATTGGTAGGTCTGTTTCGCAAATTGAGCATGTAGACTTTTCAACTATTCAACCGGACATAAAGGAATGTAAAATTCAAATAGCAAGCGATGTAGATAATCCTTTATGCGGAGATAATGGAGCAACGGCAGTGTTCGGGCCACAAAAAGGGGCAACACCAGATATGGTAGAAAAGCTAGATCGAGCCCTATCAAAATATGCAACGCTTATTGAAAACCACCTTAATAAAACCTATCAATTTAATAAAGGTGCAGGTGCTGCAGGTGGTTTAGGCTTTGCATTTTTACTGCTTGGTGCCGAAATTACCTCAGGTGCGAAACTAATGGCTGAGTCTACTAAATTAGTAGATAAAATAAAGGCTGCAAATTGGGTCATAACAGGTGAGGGACAAAGCGATTTTCAAACACTTTTTGGTAAAGTGCCAGGATATATTGGCAAAATTGCCGAAGTTAATAATGTAAAAGCTCTTTTATTATCAGGCAGTTTAGGTAAAGGATATGAAGAGTTATATCAATATTTTATTAGCTGTGATTCTATTGCAAATGGACCCATATCGCTCCAACATTGTATGGAACATGCAGAGGATTTGTTATTTAAGAAAGCATACAATTTAGCTAGATTGCTAAAAGGTCTTGATGAGAAAGATAAGAAGATTTTAGAAGGTTCAGTATCAAGATGA
- a CDS encoding TRAP transporter permease encodes MDMAEDKKIKKPEDKSQRHRTLTGVARWFQIAVSVLLLVLGMMFILKVHIRLGIPIYAEQWIGLFMSLFLFNTFLTVPATKRSPRDRLPWYDAILAIASIPSGIFIAMNYADILLTLGQVTNERVIYGAIAILLILESGRRLIGLSLVIIAAVFILYGAYGSLLPGAIAGAELSWGQLITYLYLDNSSTLNMLGLAATFGFAFVFFGQVLLKFGGGDGLTNIALLAFGKTRGGPAKAAVVGSSLVGTVSGAPMSNVFLTGSVTIPLMVRSGYHPRLAAAIEAVASSGGQITPPVMGIAAFIIAERLGIPYQEVAIAAIIPALLFYVAVFVQVDLEAGKKGLRKLSNDEMPTKKQTMQQAWPVLTVLFVLIYTLFVMNLAPATSAIYTGLIGIPIFALVKENRKDFLKKLWQIVEENGRMLLDVGSALGIAGMVVGIMNVSGLGFSIGYTLTLIGEHSLFLLLCAAAIGSLFLGMGMPSVAAYALVAVLVGPALVDFGLNPLAAHLFIFYFAILSNFTPPIALAAFAGAFIAQTNPIRTGITAARLGTLAYIVPFIFVYNPSMIMQGEASEIIISVLTAIVGTFVIGAGLVGYIFSHQGWPARILILASGGALLYPVTGVNITLGINIVGFVIAVIMVMLSYKNSKKPIINESESLQHSI; translated from the coding sequence ATGGATATGGCAGAAGATAAGAAAATAAAAAAACCAGAAGATAAATCGCAACGGCATCGAACGCTAACCGGTGTAGCACGTTGGTTTCAAATCGCAGTATCCGTTTTACTTTTAGTACTTGGAATGATGTTCATTTTAAAAGTGCATATCCGATTAGGTATACCGATATATGCCGAACAATGGATAGGTTTATTCATGAGTTTGTTCCTATTTAATACATTCCTCACCGTACCAGCAACAAAGCGGTCCCCTAGGGATCGCTTGCCCTGGTATGATGCTATATTAGCTATTGCATCAATACCTTCTGGGATTTTTATTGCGATGAATTATGCTGATATATTACTAACATTAGGTCAAGTCACAAATGAGCGTGTAATTTACGGAGCAATTGCAATTCTCCTTATTTTAGAATCAGGTCGCCGCTTAATAGGTTTAAGTTTAGTTATTATTGCTGCGGTATTCATTTTATACGGTGCTTATGGTTCATTACTACCTGGTGCAATTGCAGGTGCTGAACTATCATGGGGGCAACTTATTACTTATTTATATCTTGATAATAGTAGTACATTAAATATGTTAGGATTAGCTGCTACTTTCGGTTTTGCATTTGTGTTTTTCGGTCAGGTGTTACTGAAGTTTGGCGGCGGTGACGGTTTAACAAATATTGCCTTACTTGCCTTTGGTAAAACACGAGGGGGTCCTGCAAAAGCAGCAGTTGTAGGTTCAAGCCTTGTAGGTACTGTCAGTGGTGCCCCTATGTCAAACGTTTTTCTAACAGGAAGTGTAACGATTCCATTAATGGTTCGCAGCGGTTATCATCCGCGTTTAGCAGCTGCAATTGAAGCGGTTGCATCATCTGGTGGGCAAATCACACCACCAGTAATGGGTATTGCTGCATTTATTATCGCGGAACGTTTAGGTATTCCATACCAAGAGGTAGCGATTGCAGCAATCATTCCAGCTTTATTATTCTACGTAGCTGTGTTTGTTCAAGTAGACTTAGAGGCTGGAAAAAAAGGTTTAAGAAAGTTAAGCAACGATGAAATGCCAACAAAAAAACAAACGATGCAACAAGCATGGCCGGTACTAACTGTACTTTTCGTGCTAATCTACACATTGTTTGTAATGAATCTTGCACCGGCAACTTCCGCAATCTATACTGGATTAATTGGTATTCCGATATTTGCTCTAGTTAAAGAAAATAGAAAAGATTTTCTTAAAAAACTTTGGCAAATTGTTGAGGAAAATGGGCGTATGTTACTTGATGTAGGTAGTGCATTAGGGATTGCGGGTATGGTAGTTGGAATTATGAACGTTTCAGGTTTAGGGTTCAGTATTGGTTATACATTGACATTAATCGGTGAACACAGCCTATTTCTGTTATTGTGCGCAGCCGCCATTGGGTCTCTATTCTTAGGTATGGGAATGCCATCTGTAGCAGCTTATGCTCTCGTTGCTGTTTTAGTTGGTCCTGCATTAGTTGATTTTGGGCTTAATCCGTTAGCTGCACATTTATTTATATTCTATTTTGCAATATTATCAAACTTTACCCCGCCGATTGCTTTGGCAGCGTTCGCAGGTGCGTTTATAGCGCAAACAAACCCAATCAGAACTGGGATTACCGCAGCAAGACTTGGAACACTAGCTTATATCGTGCCGTTTATCTTTGTTTATAACCCGAGCATGATTATGCAAGGTGAAGCTAGTGAAATCATAATATCAGTTCTTACAGCAATTGTAGGAACATTTGTAATTGGTGCAGGTCTTGTTGGGTACATTTTCAGTCATCAGGGATGGCCTGCCCGCATTCTAATCCTAGCTTCAGGTGGAGCATTATTGTATCCTGTAACAGGGGTCAATATAACATTAGGAATTAATATAGTTGGTTTTGTTATAGCTGTTATTATGGTCATGTTATCATATAAAAATAGTAAAAAACCAATTATTAATGAATCCGAATCTCTTCAACATAGTATTTAA
- a CDS encoding TAXI family TRAP transporter solute-binding subunit, with product MKKRLGILSLICLLTIMLLAACGGSGSEQAQTDSKAGSEEKTESTEGSSGENATGEIDDSVAIGTHSAGSGYHTVGSGLAKIISDNTPIRGNVRPTAGPQAWINDLNSGNLEFGLINNVDIAFAYNGGPGYEKPIENIRTVFGGMPMNSTGWTVRRDSGITSISELKGQPVASGFGGNFLIDLILRAELESVGLTYDDVKPVPVPEFQASLDAIQENMVAGAYAGSPDSAKAQEVGSAIGGLRVLPFGDLKPEDISADGKAPAEKQALLEKYLPGASFSVVPAGVGVLEEDTVHIRYDMTLVASADVSADTVYTVLKSIWENYEEMHGLISYTNDLSPEVMPRPNPGAPYHEGAIKFYKEMGVWTDEHEKLAEYTPQ from the coding sequence TTGAAAAAACGTTTAGGGATTTTATCGCTGATTTGTTTGTTAACTATCATGCTTTTAGCAGCATGTGGGGGCAGTGGTTCAGAGCAAGCACAAACAGATTCAAAAGCAGGTTCTGAAGAAAAAACAGAATCAACAGAAGGTAGTTCTGGTGAAAATGCAACAGGTGAAATTGATGATTCTGTAGCAATTGGTACACATAGTGCTGGTAGTGGTTATCATACTGTTGGTTCTGGTTTAGCAAAAATTATTTCTGATAATACACCAATTCGTGGTAATGTTCGACCAACTGCTGGTCCACAAGCGTGGATTAATGATTTAAATAGTGGAAATCTTGAATTTGGTTTAATTAATAATGTAGATATTGCGTTCGCTTATAACGGTGGTCCAGGTTATGAAAAGCCAATTGAAAACATTCGTACTGTATTTGGTGGTATGCCGATGAATAGTACAGGTTGGACTGTAAGACGTGACAGTGGTATTACAAGTATTAGCGAGTTAAAAGGTCAACCAGTAGCAAGTGGCTTTGGTGGGAACTTCTTAATCGATCTTATTTTACGAGCAGAATTAGAATCTGTGGGCTTAACTTATGATGATGTAAAACCAGTTCCAGTACCAGAATTCCAGGCTTCTTTAGATGCAATCCAAGAAAATATGGTTGCCGGGGCATATGCTGGTTCACCAGACTCAGCTAAGGCACAAGAAGTGGGTTCTGCAATTGGCGGTCTTCGTGTACTTCCATTTGGTGATTTAAAACCAGAAGATATTTCAGCAGACGGTAAAGCACCTGCTGAAAAGCAAGCACTTCTTGAAAAATATTTACCAGGTGCATCGTTTTCTGTCGTTCCTGCTGGTGTAGGTGTTTTAGAAGAAGATACAGTTCATATTCGCTATGACATGACATTAGTAGCATCTGCTGATGTTTCAGCAGATACTGTCTACACAGTTTTAAAGTCTATTTGGGAAAATTACGAAGAAATGCATGGTTTAATTTCTTATACAAATGATTTAAGCCCTGAAGTAATGCCGCGTCCGAATCCAGGAGCTCCATACCATGAAGGTGCAATTAAGTTCTATAAGGAAATGGGTGTATGGACTGACGAACACGAAAAGCTTGCTGAATACACTCCACAATAG